In a genomic window of Rhinopithecus roxellana isolate Shanxi Qingling chromosome 2, ASM756505v1, whole genome shotgun sequence:
- the SOD3 gene encoding extracellular superoxide dismutase [Cu-Zn], which yields MLALLCSCLLLAAGASDPWTGKDSAEPNSDLAEPIRDMHAKITEIWQELTQRRDDDGALHAACQVQPSATLDAAQPRVTGVVLFRQLAPRAKLEAFFALEGFPTEPNSSSRAIHVHQFGDLSQGCESTGPHYNPLAVPHPRHPGDFGNFAVRDGSLWKYRAGLAASLAGPHSIVGRAVVVHAGEDDLGRGGNQASVENGNAGRRLACCVVGVCGPGLWERHAREHSERKKRRRESECKAA from the coding sequence ATGCTGGCGCTGCTGTGttcctgcctgctcctggcaGCCGGTGCCTCGGACCCCTGGACGGGCAAGGACTCAGCGGAGCCCAACTCTGACTTGGCAGAGCCGATCCGAGACATGCACGCCAAGATCACGGAGATCTGGCAGGAGCTCACGCAGCGGCGGGACGACGACGGCGCACTCCACGCCGCCTGCCAGGTGCAGCCGTCGGCCACGCTGGACGCCGCGCAGCCCCGGGTGACCGGAGTCGTCCTCTTCCGGCAGCTCGCGCCCCGCGCCAAGCTCGAGGCCTTCTTCGCCTTGGAGGGCTTCCCGACCGAGCCGAACAGCTCCAGTCGCGCCATCCACGTGCACCAGTTCGGGGACCTGAGCCAGGGCTGCGAGTCCACCGGGCCCCACTACAACCCGCTGGCCGTGCCGCACCCGCGGCACCCGGGCGACTTCGGCAACTTTGCGGTGCGCGACGGCAGCCTCTGGAAGTACCGCGCCGGCCTAGCCGCCTCGCTCGCGGGCCCGCACTCAATCGTGGGCCGGGCCGTGGTCGTCCACGCTGGCGAGGACGACCTGGGCCGCGGCGGCAACCAGGCCAGCGTGGAGAACGGGAACGCGGGCCGGCGGCTGGCCTGCTGCGTGGTGGGCGTGTGCGGGCCCGGGCTCTGGGAGCGCCATGCGCGGGAGCACTCAGAGCGCAAGAAGCGGCGGCGAGAAAGCGAGTGCAAGGCCGCCTGA